A genomic region of Persephonella marina EX-H1 contains the following coding sequences:
- a CDS encoding HK97 gp10 family phage protein: MAGTFGFERFHKALEKKVKEFKEKERRFLKEVAARAEKYAKEEVPVDTGHLRRSIKVEIGDNWSAVGTNVEYGPAQEHGATIKPINAKFLAIPVNKKIKKQTEKYGSPRAFIDVLKKQGFNIFIKNNVLMASKKKQVIPLFVLKKQTKIEGKHFLQKAKIKVIGEILEIIRGL; this comes from the coding sequence ATGGCAGGGACTTTTGGTTTTGAAAGGTTTCACAAAGCATTAGAAAAAAAGGTAAAAGAATTCAAAGAAAAGGAAAGAAGATTTCTGAAAGAAGTGGCAGCAAGAGCGGAAAAGTATGCAAAAGAAGAGGTTCCCGTTGATACAGGACACCTAAGAAGAAGTATAAAAGTAGAAATAGGAGATAACTGGTCTGCAGTTGGAACTAATGTAGAATATGGACCTGCACAGGAACATGGAGCAACTATAAAACCTATAAATGCAAAATTCCTTGCTATTCCAGTGAACAAAAAAATAAAAAAGCAAACTGAAAAGTATGGTTCTCCAAGGGCTTTTATAGATGTACTTAAAAAGCAAGGTTTTAACATATTCATTAAAAATAATGTTCTGATGGCATCAAAGAAAAAACAAGTTATTCCATTATTTGTCCTGAAAAAGCAGACAAAAATAGAAGGGAAACATTTCCTCCAAAAAGCAAAGATTAAAGTTATTGGAGAAATCTTAGAAATAATTCGAGGATTATGA
- a CDS encoding phage portal protein produces MGFFDIFKTPLRKVPALIDSLWSKIAEDDYSQLDPEKLKQYYREEFFVKAITNISASFIFADGFSIKCEDPEAQSILQKIWNNNLEEVQSAGRDASLFGNAYLFIGYKNGIDIMTVFPGKVSIIPNPEDIRDYREALITHIINPDLQGVSQTKITTRLTSASIETYKDDRLVKRVENKLKEIPLIHIAYDRFAGELYGTGDITEATIKAIKAYSDTIEAARKNLKYHGTPTPVIITRDTEAAEKQIKNWDMNKALLLPEDSEAKFLESSRPFGELKDFLEILFYNIVILSETPEFLLGAHTPSSLASVKEQMHPIIRKTKRRQLIWKQALQDANRIILKLLELHEGYKFNTYETEVEFPEPYKKDLKDVVDSISKLVAAGIINEQQAKAIIEDYLPQLVESEAEDTDYNPENNWQEENA; encoded by the coding sequence ATGGGATTTTTTGATATATTTAAGACTCCATTAAGAAAAGTACCAGCTCTGATTGATTCTCTTTGGAGTAAAATAGCTGAAGATGATTACTCCCAGCTTGACCCTGAAAAACTAAAACAGTATTACAGAGAAGAGTTTTTTGTAAAAGCTATAACAAATATATCAGCATCTTTCATTTTTGCAGATGGTTTTTCTATAAAATGTGAAGATCCAGAGGCTCAAAGTATTCTCCAAAAAATCTGGAACAACAACCTGGAAGAGGTTCAATCTGCTGGTAGAGATGCTTCACTTTTTGGAAATGCTTACCTGTTTATAGGATACAAGAACGGTATTGATATAATGACTGTCTTCCCCGGTAAAGTTTCCATAATCCCAAATCCTGAAGACATAAGAGACTACAGAGAAGCTCTTATTACCCATATAATCAACCCAGACTTACAAGGCGTTAGCCAGACAAAAATTACAACAAGATTAACCTCTGCATCTATAGAAACATACAAAGATGATAGATTAGTAAAAAGAGTAGAAAACAAGTTAAAAGAAATTCCTCTTATCCATATTGCCTATGATAGATTTGCAGGGGAATTATATGGAACTGGGGATATAACAGAAGCCACCATAAAAGCCATCAAGGCTTACAGCGATACAATAGAAGCTGCAAGAAAAAACCTTAAATATCACGGAACACCAACCCCAGTTATCATCACAAGAGATACAGAAGCAGCTGAAAAACAGATAAAAAACTGGGATATGAATAAAGCATTACTTCTTCCCGAAGATAGTGAAGCTAAATTCTTAGAAAGTTCCAGACCATTCGGAGAATTAAAAGACTTCCTTGAAATACTTTTCTATAACATTGTCATATTATCTGAAACCCCAGAGTTCCTTTTAGGAGCTCATACTCCTTCCTCTCTTGCTTCAGTAAAAGAACAAATGCACCCAATAATCAGAAAAACAAAAAGAAGACAGCTTATATGGAAACAGGCTCTTCAGGATGCAAACAGGATTATACTTAAGCTTTTAGAGTTGCATGAAGGCTATAAATTCAATACCTACGAAACAGAAGTGGAATTCCCTGAGCCTTACAAAAAAGACCTTAAAGATGTAGTTGATAGTATTTCAAAACTTGTAGCAGCAGGAATAATTAACGAGCAGCAAGCTAAAGCAATTATTGAGGATTATCTACCACAACTGGTTGAAAGTGAAGCAGAAGACACAGATTACAATCCGGAGAATAACTGGCAAGAGGAAAATGCATAA